In Xanthomonas sacchari, a genomic segment contains:
- a CDS encoding type II toxin-antitoxin system RelE/ParE family toxin, which yields MHRVELTESFLACLDAIETFLLDADAAAAFDDLLAELRAAVIPNLQRFPRIGRPYLDTPPQSAEALAQLAALPAGMPDALRIYLHGDYVMLYTAVEASATVYLLSIRHHRQLSFDFAGLWSGG from the coding sequence TTGCATCGCGTCGAACTGACGGAGAGCTTCCTCGCGTGCCTCGACGCGATCGAAACGTTCCTGCTGGATGCCGATGCCGCTGCGGCCTTTGATGACCTGCTCGCCGAATTGCGGGCGGCCGTGATCCCGAACCTGCAGCGTTTCCCGCGCATCGGCCGGCCCTACCTGGACACTCCGCCGCAATCGGCCGAGGCGCTGGCGCAACTGGCCGCATTGCCGGCGGGAATGCCTGATGCGTTGCGCATCTACCTGCACGGCGACTACGTGATGCTGTACACGGCGGTTGAGGCATCCGCCACCGTGTATTTGCTCTCCATTCGCCACCACCGACAGCTTTCGTTTGATTTCGCTGGACTGTGGAGCGGCGGGTGA
- a CDS encoding virulence RhuM family protein, which produces MRSDDKEASTSELILYRSEGAQTRIQVRLEGESVWLTQAQIAELYQTTPQNVTQHLRTVYEEGELREEATCKDYLQVRQEGTREVRRNLRHYNLDAILAVGYRVRSARGTQFRQWATARLSEYLVKGFALDDERLKRGPDDGYFEELLGRIRDIRSSEKMFWRKVLDSYATPPATC; this is translated from the coding sequence ATGCGTAGCGACGACAAGGAAGCCTCCACCTCGGAGTTGATCCTGTATCGCAGCGAGGGTGCGCAGACGCGGATCCAGGTGCGGCTGGAAGGCGAGTCGGTGTGGTTGACGCAGGCGCAGATCGCGGAGCTGTATCAGACGACCCCGCAGAACGTCACCCAGCACCTCAGGACGGTCTACGAGGAGGGCGAACTGCGTGAAGAGGCAACATGTAAGGATTACTTACAAGTTCGCCAAGAGGGGACTCGGGAGGTGCGCCGGAACCTCAGGCACTACAACCTCGACGCCATCCTCGCCGTCGGCTACCGGGTTCGCTCCGCGCGCGGCACGCAGTTCCGCCAGTGGGCGACGGCGCGGCTGTCCGAGTACCTGGTCAAGGGCTTTGCGCTGGACGACGAACGGCTCAAGCGCGGGCCCGACGATGGCTATTTCGAAGAATTGCTGGGCCGCATCCGCGACATCCGCTCGTCGGAGAAGATGTTCTGGCGCAAGGTGCTGGACAGCTATGCCACGCCCCCAGCGACCTGCTGA
- a CDS encoding type II toxin-antitoxin system RelE/ParE family toxin, producing MSRASHRAPVAAETRSERWQRWIAWLLSALLHVLMALALLYAAKPTMSTPQGAAGGSRIRVDFLGESDKPVRPVPPKPTPPPASAAPKRTRATTTVQSTLVAQSDDPVPPPDRADTPKAADTPAPAPVPQPRPAPPAPTPPADAPAPSPAQTADSNPPPPTERRPQTWTGRPPGALDTDTAPDNSGLAAGPGSRGNRHDMDASQPSLEVGGYLVYYDLGSESQLRAWQQQGMKELFILLPGTAYRMVCPLEIALTRGSGKCRALPPDSPELKDIGDARQVITMLQVYHQGELVWRGPGPYR from the coding sequence ATGAGCCGCGCGTCGCACCGCGCGCCCGTCGCCGCCGAAACCCGCAGCGAACGCTGGCAGCGCTGGATCGCCTGGCTGCTCAGCGCGCTGCTGCACGTGCTGATGGCGCTCGCCCTGCTGTACGCGGCCAAGCCCACCATGTCCACGCCGCAGGGCGCGGCCGGCGGCAGCCGGATCCGCGTGGATTTCCTCGGCGAAAGCGACAAACCGGTGCGGCCGGTCCCTCCGAAGCCGACCCCGCCGCCGGCGTCCGCCGCGCCCAAGCGCACCCGCGCCACCACCACCGTGCAATCCACCCTGGTCGCGCAGTCCGACGACCCGGTGCCGCCGCCCGATCGCGCCGACACCCCGAAAGCGGCGGACACGCCCGCACCGGCCCCGGTGCCGCAGCCGCGTCCGGCACCACCGGCGCCCACCCCGCCCGCGGACGCCCCGGCGCCGAGCCCGGCGCAGACCGCCGACAGCAACCCGCCGCCGCCGACCGAGCGGCGCCCGCAGACCTGGACCGGGCGCCCGCCCGGCGCGCTCGACACCGACACCGCCCCGGACAACAGCGGCCTGGCCGCCGGCCCCGGCAGCCGCGGCAACCGCCACGACATGGACGCCTCCCAGCCCAGCCTGGAGGTCGGCGGCTACCTGGTCTATTACGACCTGGGCAGCGAGAGCCAGCTGCGCGCCTGGCAGCAGCAGGGCATGAAGGAGCTTTTCATCCTGCTGCCCGGCACCGCGTACCGCATGGTCTGCCCGCTGGAGATCGCCCTGACCCGCGGCTCCGGCAAGTGCCGCGCGCTGCCGCCGGACTCGCCGGAACTGAAGGACATCGGCGACGCCCGCCAGGTCATCACCATGCTGCAGGTCTACCACCAGGGCGAACTGGTCTGGCGCGGGCCGGGGCCGTATCGCTGA
- a CDS encoding type II toxin-antitoxin system Phd/YefM family antitoxin — MGFSVNDVVPFTLARANLSELADQAKAGAEKIITKNGESYVALIDADRLDYYHRLERERIHLLLLDDAKRGLADIAAGRTVDADAAIDQLQQRRAATKAPNPADPGKRATKKRG, encoded by the coding sequence ATGGGCTTTTCCGTCAACGACGTGGTGCCTTTCACCCTGGCGCGCGCCAATCTTTCCGAACTGGCCGACCAGGCGAAGGCCGGCGCCGAGAAAATCATCACCAAGAACGGCGAGAGCTACGTCGCGCTGATCGACGCCGACCGGCTGGACTACTACCACCGGCTCGAGCGCGAGCGCATCCACCTGCTGTTGCTCGACGATGCGAAGCGCGGCTTGGCTGACATCGCCGCCGGCCGCACGGTCGATGCCGATGCCGCTATCGACCAACTGCAGCAGCGGCGCGCGGCCACCAAGGCGCCTAATCCCGCGGACCCCGGTAAGCGGGCGACCAAGAAGCGGGGTTGA
- the recD gene encoding exodeoxyribonuclease V subunit alpha — MSQSNLLAALHRTGTLRTLDHAFAHSLARLDPDTPDLVLAAAALASLAVASGHAGLDPARASLLLDNRDGAAPALPTADDWTRALAASRWVAQPAAADAASADRPLVLEHGLLYLRRYREYERRLALGLRRLAAQPLPHSDLAALAPLFAQLFPLPPGEGARRAGEGTTANAPSDRQAQAAALALRRALLLVTGGPGTGKTTTIARLLLLRLAQARAAGLPPPRIALAAPTGRAAERMAESLRAAVARALADGIDPALAEALPAGASTLHRLLGVIPDLPRFRHDADNPLPFDLIVIDEASMVDLPLMCKLVEAVADGAQLILLGDADQLPSVEAGDVLAAILQAAGPGDALQADDAQALQPLLGNSAVARDHGGLAGHRVHLLRGYRQAQDFALAPLADAVRSGDADGALRLLRDGQLAGVRFHDGVDDPLAAGGDALLAHWRALGDADDPAQALRAAARLRLLTAVRAGPQGARGLNARIEQLLAETASGARRLGAAAPWFHGRLLLITENSYRHGLFNGDVGICLRDAQGTLVAWFDGAGDGQVRGFHPAALPAHESAFAMTVHKAQGSEFDEVWLQLPARDARVLSRELVYTGITRARRALHIAASEPVLRAALARHAARISGLAWRLGGAEQQPPPAADILPEPSGTPIQGALF; from the coding sequence GTGAGCCAATCCAACCTCCTCGCCGCCCTGCACCGCACCGGCACCCTGCGCACGCTGGACCACGCCTTCGCGCACAGCCTGGCCCGCCTCGACCCGGACACGCCCGACCTGGTCCTGGCCGCCGCCGCCCTGGCCTCGCTGGCCGTCGCCAGCGGCCACGCCGGCCTCGACCCGGCCCGCGCCAGCCTCCTGCTCGACAACCGCGATGGCGCCGCCCCCGCGCTGCCCACCGCGGACGACTGGACCCGCGCGCTGGCCGCCTCGCGCTGGGTCGCGCAGCCCGCCGCCGCGGACGCCGCCAGCGCCGACCGCCCGCTGGTGCTGGAACACGGCCTGCTGTACCTGCGCCGCTACCGCGAGTACGAGCGCCGCCTGGCCCTGGGCCTGCGCCGCCTGGCCGCGCAGCCGCTGCCGCACAGCGACCTCGCCGCCCTCGCCCCCCTGTTCGCCCAGCTCTTCCCTCTCCCCCCGGGAGAGGGTGCCCGCAGGGCGGGTGAGGGGACGACCGCCAACGCTCCATCAGACCGCCAGGCCCAGGCCGCCGCCCTGGCCCTGCGCCGCGCCCTGCTGCTGGTCACCGGCGGCCCCGGCACCGGCAAGACCACCACCATCGCCCGCCTGCTGCTGCTGCGCCTGGCCCAGGCCCGCGCCGCCGGCCTGCCGCCGCCGCGCATCGCCCTGGCCGCGCCCACCGGCCGCGCCGCCGAGCGCATGGCCGAGAGCCTGCGCGCCGCAGTGGCGCGCGCGCTTGCCGATGGCATCGACCCGGCCCTGGCCGAGGCGCTGCCGGCCGGCGCCAGCACCCTGCATCGCCTGCTCGGCGTCATCCCCGATCTGCCGCGCTTCCGTCACGACGCCGACAACCCGCTGCCGTTCGACCTGATCGTGATCGACGAAGCCTCGATGGTCGATCTGCCGCTGATGTGCAAGCTGGTCGAAGCCGTGGCCGACGGCGCGCAACTGATCCTGCTCGGCGACGCCGACCAGTTGCCCTCGGTGGAAGCCGGCGACGTGCTCGCCGCGATCCTGCAGGCCGCCGGCCCCGGCGACGCATTGCAGGCCGACGACGCCCAGGCGCTGCAGCCGTTGCTCGGCAACAGCGCGGTCGCACGCGACCACGGCGGCCTGGCCGGGCACCGCGTGCACCTGCTGCGCGGCTACCGCCAGGCCCAGGACTTCGCCCTGGCGCCGCTGGCCGACGCGGTACGCAGCGGCGATGCCGACGGCGCGCTGCGCCTGCTGCGCGACGGCCAGCTCGCCGGCGTGCGCTTCCACGACGGCGTCGACGACCCGCTCGCCGCCGGCGGCGACGCCCTGCTCGCGCACTGGCGCGCCCTCGGCGACGCCGACGATCCGGCGCAGGCCCTGCGCGCCGCCGCGCGCCTGCGCCTGCTCACCGCCGTGCGCGCCGGCCCGCAGGGCGCGCGCGGGCTCAACGCACGCATCGAACAGTTGCTAGCCGAGACCGCCAGCGGCGCGCGCCGCCTCGGCGCCGCCGCGCCCTGGTTCCACGGCCGCCTGCTGCTGATCACCGAAAACAGCTACCGCCATGGCCTGTTCAACGGCGACGTCGGCATCTGCCTGCGCGACGCGCAGGGCACCCTGGTCGCCTGGTTCGACGGCGCCGGCGACGGCCAGGTCCGCGGCTTCCACCCGGCCGCGCTGCCCGCGCACGAGAGCGCCTTCGCCATGACCGTGCACAAGGCCCAAGGCAGCGAATTCGACGAAGTCTGGCTGCAGCTGCCGGCCCGCGACGCCCGCGTGCTCAGCCGCGAACTGGTCTACACCGGCATCACCCGCGCCCGCCGCGCGCTGCACATCGCCGCCAGCGAACCGGTGCTGCGCGCCGCGCTGGCGCGGCATGCGGCGCGGATCTCGGGGCTGGCGTGGCGGTTGGGTGGGGCGGAGCAGCAACCACCGCCTGCAGCCGATATTCTTCCCGAACCTTCCGGCACGCCGATCCAGGGCGCGCTGTTTTGA
- a CDS encoding NACHT domain-containing protein: MPGESLGVLMTGAAVKGATSAAVKNFIDNVITPYLRGMNSKRSEASIKKRLSKYVKIIEFKTRYVSTFANTGGVLAFEEMYEPLTLEATSHRFSLQVTGYPIALFQKNRCIAITDDAGMGKSTLAKHIVRKSIIEEKGIPLLIELRRIRSSHSILQCLCEELAGFIEGTPEADALIDLFHSGNFIFVLDGFDEVEESLRPKLVTEINDISARFQFCYFILTSRPEYSISLFPEFFQVSIRKLGREQAYSLIRRYDAGRGLDKLLIPRIDEANVGDFLGNPLLVTLLYRAFDHRNSVPPKRTIFFRQVYDALFQDHDLAKGDAYSRSKECGLDSEDFHKLLRSLGFETFRSGRVSYSTEELLVFIKKALARADIKVDYKRVLQDILKAVPLFQRDGLEIKWAHKSFQEYFASQYILTDTANLRDDLIKKMFSSTEAEKYREIFRFFGEFDLGLMRTLCISPLLSSISEIAGVEGNFELASVFCAVDIYYIANVTKKYEFKSAKSLVLERFGVDIDGRRAIMSIGKKTSFLIVTVLKDFGTRFLLISIIDKKMFPAYKREDRATSIQKWPEILGSSDCHVNDTMPNFIDFLKKIGSIKYVEAAAVLHSISKDVVDELAESKNRRELSLARSVLDDF, from the coding sequence ATGCCAGGAGAGAGCCTAGGTGTACTTATGACGGGAGCCGCAGTGAAGGGGGCCACGTCAGCCGCAGTTAAGAACTTCATAGACAACGTAATTACCCCATATTTACGAGGGATGAACTCAAAAAGATCCGAGGCTTCCATTAAAAAGCGCTTATCTAAATATGTAAAAATAATTGAGTTCAAAACAAGGTACGTTTCAACATTTGCGAACACAGGTGGAGTTCTCGCTTTTGAAGAAATGTACGAACCACTTACCCTTGAGGCCACCAGTCATCGTTTTTCTTTACAGGTCACAGGATATCCAATAGCTCTATTTCAAAAGAATAGATGCATCGCTATAACTGACGATGCTGGGATGGGAAAATCCACGCTTGCGAAGCACATCGTTAGAAAATCAATAATAGAAGAAAAAGGCATACCACTCTTAATAGAACTGCGGAGAATTAGATCTAGCCACAGTATCCTGCAGTGTCTTTGCGAAGAGCTCGCAGGATTCATCGAAGGAACTCCAGAAGCAGATGCCTTAATTGATCTATTCCACAGCGGGAACTTTATATTTGTACTTGATGGATTTGATGAAGTCGAGGAAAGCCTACGCCCGAAACTAGTAACAGAAATTAATGATATCTCGGCGCGGTTTCAATTTTGTTATTTTATTCTTACGTCGCGCCCGGAGTATTCAATTTCGCTTTTTCCTGAATTTTTCCAGGTTAGCATACGGAAACTTGGCCGTGAACAGGCATACTCGTTAATAAGGAGATATGACGCAGGACGAGGCTTGGATAAACTACTGATTCCTAGGATTGATGAGGCAAACGTTGGAGATTTTTTAGGTAATCCACTTTTGGTCACGCTCCTTTATCGCGCTTTTGATCACCGCAACTCGGTTCCGCCGAAAAGAACTATTTTCTTCAGGCAAGTTTACGATGCTCTATTCCAGGATCACGATCTAGCTAAGGGTGACGCGTATTCTCGATCCAAGGAGTGCGGGCTGGACTCCGAGGATTTTCACAAGTTGTTGAGATCACTTGGGTTCGAAACGTTCAGATCAGGACGTGTTTCTTATAGTACCGAAGAGTTGCTGGTTTTTATAAAAAAGGCACTTGCTAGAGCTGATATTAAGGTGGACTACAAAAGAGTTCTTCAGGACATCTTAAAAGCCGTCCCACTCTTTCAAAGAGATGGGCTTGAAATTAAATGGGCACACAAATCGTTCCAGGAGTATTTTGCGTCCCAATATATACTGACAGATACTGCAAATTTGCGCGACGACCTGATTAAAAAAATGTTTTCTAGCACCGAGGCGGAAAAGTACAGAGAAATATTCAGATTTTTTGGAGAATTTGATCTTGGGCTGATGCGCACTTTATGCATCTCCCCTCTCCTCTCTTCGATCAGCGAGATAGCTGGCGTAGAAGGAAACTTTGAACTTGCATCAGTATTTTGTGCCGTTGACATTTACTACATAGCAAATGTCACAAAAAAATATGAATTCAAATCAGCAAAATCATTAGTCCTTGAAAGATTTGGCGTTGATATTGATGGGCGGCGCGCAATAATGTCCATCGGCAAAAAAACATCATTTTTGATAGTCACAGTATTAAAAGATTTTGGCACAAGATTTTTATTGATCTCAATAATTGACAAGAAAATGTTCCCGGCCTACAAAAGAGAAGACAGGGCTACAAGCATCCAAAAATGGCCGGAAATACTTGGAAGTTCAGACTGCCACGTTAATGACACAATGCCAAATTTTATCGATTTCCTAAAGAAGATCGGTTCTATAAAGTATGTAGAAGCAGCAGCCGTGCTGCACAGCATTAGCAAAGACGTGGTAGATGAACTTGCAGAATCAAAGAATCGTAGGGAGTTGTCGCTTGCGCGTTCAGTACTTGACGACTTTTGA
- a CDS encoding alpha/beta hydrolase, whose product MATQRNRLALRALSLIGIAGALLPIAATAAPARGTVLNSNVLTSYTRQAIGTLLANDQSPDQAKCDVRVAEFTYATIGVNGEPTTASAALLVPGGSQCPGPYPLVSYSQGTESQRRAEQAKEIRDAKGDETMVTHLATQGYVVVSSDYLGIGRSTYAFHPYLHAASEASATIDALRAARQVLQRLNTPLSGKVMLTGYSQGGHAAMATQREIEAHLSNEFNLVASAPISGPYALSQTFRDSWSGRNAVGENTFGIVLASYAIIGMQHTYKNIYLDPSQVFQDPWAKQVEALFPGKQSLTDLVLGNTLPGVDKIRQYFQPGFYKDFASNPNDAFLRDLERNDLLDWAPRTPTLLCGSDNDATVPLKNATTAIAAFQARGSHQATVLDLGTGKPSDNSALEHLFTEEACTIAVRQQLFDKLR is encoded by the coding sequence ATGGCCACACAGCGGAATCGGCTGGCGCTGCGCGCACTTTCCCTCATCGGCATCGCGGGCGCGTTGTTGCCCATCGCCGCCACGGCGGCACCGGCACGCGGCACCGTGCTCAACAGCAATGTCCTGACCAGCTACACCCGCCAGGCGATCGGCACGCTGCTGGCCAACGACCAATCCCCCGACCAGGCCAAGTGCGACGTGCGCGTGGCCGAGTTCACCTACGCCACCATCGGCGTCAATGGCGAACCCACCACCGCCTCGGCCGCGCTGCTGGTGCCGGGCGGCAGCCAGTGCCCCGGGCCCTACCCGCTGGTGAGCTACAGCCAGGGCACCGAGTCGCAGCGTCGCGCCGAACAGGCCAAGGAGATCCGCGACGCCAAGGGCGACGAGACCATGGTCACCCACCTCGCCACCCAGGGCTATGTGGTGGTGAGCAGCGACTACCTGGGCATCGGCCGCTCCACCTATGCATTCCACCCTTACCTGCACGCCGCGTCCGAAGCCAGCGCCACCATCGATGCCCTGCGCGCCGCGCGCCAGGTGCTGCAGCGACTCAACACCCCGCTGTCGGGCAAGGTCATGCTGACCGGCTACTCGCAGGGCGGGCATGCCGCCATGGCGACCCAGCGCGAGATCGAGGCGCACCTGTCCAACGAGTTCAACCTGGTCGCCAGCGCGCCGATCTCCGGCCCCTACGCGCTCAGCCAGACCTTCCGCGACAGTTGGAGCGGCCGCAACGCCGTGGGCGAGAACACCTTCGGCATCGTGCTGGCCAGCTACGCCATCATCGGCATGCAGCACACCTACAAGAACATCTACCTCGACCCGTCGCAGGTATTCCAGGATCCCTGGGCCAAGCAGGTGGAGGCGCTGTTCCCCGGCAAGCAGAGCCTGACCGACCTGGTGCTCGGCAACACCCTGCCGGGCGTGGACAAGATCCGCCAGTACTTCCAGCCCGGCTTCTACAAGGATTTCGCCAGCAACCCCAACGATGCGTTCCTGCGCGACCTGGAGCGCAACGACCTGCTCGACTGGGCGCCGCGCACCCCGACCCTGCTGTGCGGCTCGGACAACGACGCCACCGTGCCGCTGAAGAACGCCACCACCGCCATCGCCGCGTTCCAGGCCCGTGGCAGCCACCAGGCGACCGTACTCGACCTGGGCACCGGCAAGCCCAGCGACAACAGCGCGCTGGAGCACCTGTTCACCGAAGAAGCCTGCACCATCGCCGTGCGCCAGCAACTGTTCGACAAACTTCGCTGA